Proteins encoded in a region of the Zea mays cultivar B73 chromosome 4, Zm-B73-REFERENCE-NAM-5.0, whole genome shotgun sequence genome:
- the LOC103654107 gene encoding calmodulin-binding receptor-like cytoplasmic kinase 2: MDPYVSEIVMVWIQSGDLLMVWIQISLLLLAALAGGRARRDTGSRLPANHCGPQSMAGRDRRGAFLASSSSSGSGSGRRAPEHEWWPRSPAWSRPLSDSGGARGRKSGSSTSSSSFRSLFRSIGVWFSSLSTASPSPASSSMKQKSRDAGAKKPPLPGYAGTKTSARGLYSGGGGGRQHRPSFQNSVFSIEEILSATNNFSPALKIGQGGFGAVYKGVLPDGTVVAVKRAKLRMQNPHVDVEFRSEIKIMARIEHQSLVRFYGYMECGEERIVVVEYVPNGTLREHLDRCNGRFLDFGTRLDIAIDVAHAVTYLHMYSDHPIIHRDIKSSNILLTDSMRAKVADFGFARLGAGLGAGGEATHVTTQVKGTAGYLDPEYLKTCQLTDRSDVYSFGVLLVELASARRPIETKREMKERLTARWAMGRFIGGASADVLDPHLARTPAADRALEAVLELAFRCMGPVRQDRPAMSDCCRALWAIRKTYRDMLAADATPQFSDRRATTSSSSADSSGDLWRI; this comes from the exons ATGGACCcatatgtaagtgagatagtaatggtatggatccaaagtggtgatcttttaatggtatggatccaaatttccctattATTATTAGCTGCCCTGGCGGGCGGCAGAGCTCGGCGCGACACGGGATCGCGTCTGCCGGCCAACCACTGCGGGCCGCAGAGCATGGCCGGGCGCGACCGCCGCGGGGCCTTCCTggcctcgtcgtcgtcgtcggggtcaggGTCGGGGAGGCGGGCGCCGGAGCACGAGTGGTGGCCGCGCAGCCCAGCGTGGTCGCGCCCGCTGTCCGACAGCGGCGGAGCCCGCGGACGCAAGAGCGGCTCCTCCACGTCCTCCTCCTCCTTCAGGTCCCTGTTCCGCTCCATCGGAGTGTGGTTCAGCTCGCTCTCTACCGCGTCGCCGTCGCCCGCGTCCTCGTCCATGAAGCAGAAGAGCAGGGACGCCGGGGCCAAGAAGCCGCCTT TGCCGGGGTACGCCGGGACGAAGACGTCCGCGCGCGGGCTgtacagcggcggcggcggcggcaggcagCACCGGCCTTCGTTCCAGAACTCCGTCTTCTCCATTGAGGAGATCCTTAGCGCCACCAACAACTTCTCGCCGGCGCTCAAGATCGGGCAGGGTGGCTTCGGCGCGGTCTACAAGGGCGTCCTCCCCGATGGCACCGTCGTCGCCGTCAAGCGAGCCAAGCTG CGGATGCAGAACCCTCACGTGGACGTGGAGTTCCGGAGCGAAATCAAGATCATGGCGCGCATCGAGCACCAGAGCCTTGTTCGCTTCTACGGCTACATGGAGTGCGGCGAGGAGCGCATCGTCGTCGTCGAGTACGTCCCTAACGGCACCCTCCGGGAGCACCTCGACA GGTGCAACGGGCGGTTCCTGGACTTCGGCACGCGGCTCGACATCGCCATCGACGTCGCGCACGCCGTCACGTACCTGCACATGTACTCCGACCACCCCATCATCCACCGCGACATCAAGTCCTCCAACATCCTCCTCACCGACTCGATGCGGGCCAAGGTGGCCGACTTCGGCTTCGCGCGCCTCGGCGCCGGCCTGGGCGCCGGCGGGGAGGCCACGCACGTCACCACCCAGGTGAAGGGCACGGCGGGGTACCTGGACCCGGAGTACCTCAAGACGTGCCAGCTCACGGACCGCAGCGACGTCTACTCCTTTGGCGTGCTCCTCGTGGAGCTCGCCTCGGCGCGCCGCCCAATCGAGACCAAGCGCGAGATGAAGGAGCGCCTCACCGCGCGCTGGGCCATGGGCAGGTTCATCGGTGGCGCCTCGGCCGACGTGCTGGACCCGCACCTCGCCCGCACGCCCGCCGCCGACCGCGCGCTGGAGGCGGTGCTGGAGCTCGCGTTCCGGTGCATGGGACCCGTCAGGCAGGACAGGCCCGCCATGAGCGACTGCTGCAGGGCGCTCTGGGCCATCAGGAAGACGTACCGGGACATGCTCGCCGCCGATGCCACGCCGCAGTTCTCCGATCGGCGGgccaccaccagcagcagcagcgccGACAGCAGCGGCGACCTCTGGAGGATCTGA